Proteins from one Telopea speciosissima isolate NSW1024214 ecotype Mountain lineage chromosome 1, Tspe_v1, whole genome shotgun sequence genomic window:
- the LOC122655268 gene encoding probable mediator of RNA polymerase II transcription subunit 26a, producing MSSEWDSSLDHWRKFFETADTNIFDIIEQAIRVAATDHPEEFKCRRDSFAEHLLSFKLRRCSGSKKGEKKSSDRGDDFSKTETVALTANSVIGSSDTMNPCSVSFGGVVSDVDEEKKLRATLENTKKRLREGYQRAENAKKLRKIQVMDLKDLPKQGLGNHKRQIYTRQR from the coding sequence ATGAGTTCCGAATGGGATTCATCACTCGATCACTGGAGGAAGTTTTTCGAGACAGCGGATACCAACATCTTTGACATCATTGAGCAGGCGATAAGGGTTGCTGCTACAGACCATCCGGAGGAGTTCAAGTGTAGAAGAGATAGTTTTGCTGAGCATCTCCTCAGCTTCAAACTCCGTAGGTGCTCTGGAtcaaagaaaggagagaaaaagagtaGTGATAGAGGAGATGATTTTAGCAAAACGGAAACAGTAGCATTGACTGCAAACAGTGTGATAGGTTCATCTGATACAATGAATCCATGTTCTGTTTCTTTTGGTGGAGTAGTTTCTGATGTCGATGAAGAAAAAAAGCTCAGAGCAACACTGGAGAACACCAAGAAGAGACTTAGAGAAGGGTACCAGCGAGCTGAAAATGCCAAGAAGCTTCGCAAAATACAAGTTATGGATTTGAAGGATCTTCCCAAGCAAGGGCTTGGAAACCACAAAAGACAAATTTATACTAGACAGAGATGA